gctgtttgtatttgagcatttcgctgtaagtcctactctttatcatggtaatCACAGTACGTTCTATGGTTTTGGGTAGAAAAggaggcctttggtgtcgcataacatgcCTTGTCAGGCTTGAGTATAAACCCAAGCTTGCATCCTGCCAGGCATTGACAATTATGTCTTGAGCATTGTGTGTTgtatgttagcatgtccgggaAATAATGTAAGCATGAgattgaatgcctgggttcaaatcctgccaAGAACTTCACAAAAGAAATTCATTTCAGtccctggcaacatttgtaaggtcttcaaaaacaaaccaaaaccttaaatcgagagatcggtctatatggcaactatatccaaatctggaccgatttgagaaaaatttaagaagaatgtcaaaaggcctaacacaactcactgccccaaatttcagcaaaatcggatgtggcttttattggcctaagacttgaaatcggcggatcggtccaaatgggggctgtatcaagatatagtccgatatagcccatcttcgaacttagcctgcttatggacataaaattaatctgtgcaaagttccagctcaatatctctatttttaaagactgtagcgtgacttcaacagacTTACGTCtgtctgacggacggacggacatggcacggtcgtcttagatttttacgctgatcaacaatatatacatagggtcggaaatggatatttcgatgtgtcgctaagggaatgacagaatgaatatacccccatccttccgtggtgggtataaaaatacttacgCTGTTATCTAGTGAAGTGTTAATTAAAATATGTttacatttcttttttaatttttttttcgttgcagGAAAATTGGCGATTCGCCCTCTCCACGAGGGTATTACAATAGTTCTACATCTCCTAGTCCTCCTATTGAGGAGCCCATACATTCGCCTTACTTCTATGAGCGTGAACCAATAGAATTGGCTCCTCGTATGGCCTCAACCATGCCGCGCAAAAGTAGGACATCCCATTATAAATGTCAGATGGAGTGTTGCAATCCCAAACCATCCAGACGACCTAGCGGCATTTACGAGATTGGACGTCGTGATAATTATGACGACTATATGATTTCGCATATGGCTCAAAAATTTCAGAATGGCTTTAATTTGGAGGATGTTGAACAAAATATCTACAGGGGTTATGGTGGTAAGTTAAACTAAAATAGAAAGATATTCCCATGTGTAGCCACAGTAACATATTCAATCTTTTCAGGTGCCTCCACATCTTCGGCCGAACCACACAGTTCACTTGGTGATGGGGACTACCTTTCCGCAACCATACCACGTAAATCTTCGAATTATGGCCACTTATCACCCAAACGTAATTTTCCCAAACCTGCCCCTAAACTCGATTTTCCGGCACCACCGATTTCTGTACCTCCCAGTTATGACTACTGTAATCCTTATGCTACATTGCCTTGTTGTAGCATAACTGATTGCTATGAATGTCTCTCCCAGGCCACGCAACAACTTCAACAGCATCAGCTTTATAGCAGCCGTTCCATCTATGGCCCATCCGTCTCCCCAGACAGTTGCTATGATTGTATGCCCACCCAAAGCCTGGGACGCAGACCCTCATCGTCGCTCTACAGTGGAATTTATAGCAGTAAATTTGGCATGAGCAAAAAGGGTCTGCTGCAAATCGACTATTCCTGTAGTTGGAATGACTTGGATCGCATTATGACTAGAAATTATTGAAATATCCGTACTTTTATTGATTTGTTGTGCTTGTATTTATTTAAGTCAATATCCTTAACTATCTTCTAATGTCCCTTCTGATGATTCTGTGTATATTATTTCCTTGGAATTCATTCTAATATAAATTGTAGAGGCAATAAAGCATGTATTGTATATACTCATATATTAACACAAGAGAGCAATTCTGAACAGTCCTCTTTCTATAATAATGAAATGTCCTTTAGTGTAtattaaattatgaaaaatgttcaaaaagttATGAACCAGTTTTAGACCTGTTTTAAACCACTTTTAAACGTGCTGTAAACATAGTGAGGTGCTAAAATGTTCAATTACTCATATTCATAACAATAAATTTGTAATCttctatctatctatatatatataaattaatttgtgtttgtttgtatgtttgtttgtttgtgggtttgtaaatttgtttgttccgtatagactccaaaacggctgaaccgatttctttcaaattttcacagattgctgGAAGTGGTCCGGAACGAGCAAtgggctgtataattttttgctATCCCAGGGGGATAATAAAAGTGAACAAATCGgggcaatatgcgactcaaatgaaagatattcgggaatagattaggAATAtcgtcaggaaggaggaataggctttataattttttgatattcgaagggtgcggaccctccccctttaccccaaaaacaccacccaaaatcaaggttgaccgatcgagacaatatgggtatcaaacgaaaggtattggagagtaaaatacgaatatgataataaaagttgggtccaaggatCCCAGGGGCCACTCCGaccccaaaagttccccaaacaaacatattggcagcatacacaagtaaaagcgtgctaagttcggccgggccgaatcttatatgccctccaccagggatcgcatttgtagagttcttttcccggcatctcttcttaggcaaaaaaggatataaaaaaagatttgctctgctattagagccatatcaagatatggtccggaccacaattaaattatatattggatacctgtgtaaaatgtcagccaattcgaatagaattgcgccctttaggggctcaagaagtaaaatagagagattgatttatatgggagcagtatcaggctatagaccgaatcagaccataataaacatgtatgttgataaTCATGAGaggtccgtcgtacaaaatttcaggcaatagaggtcgcaattattatccgattaataattgcgacctctagaggctcaagaagtcaagatgccagatcggtttatatggcagctatatcaggcaatggaccgatttgaaccttatttgacacagttgttgaaaggcataacaatatacgtcatgcaaaatttcagccaaatcggataggaattgcgccctctagaactcaagaagtcaagtcccaagatcggttaatatgacagctatatggaccgttttgaaccatacttggcacagttgttggttattataacaaaacacgtcgtgcaaaatttcattccaattggataagaattgcgcactctagagtctcaagaagtcaagacccaagatctgtttatatagcagctttatcaggttatagaccgatttgaaccatacttggcacagttattggatatcatagcaaaaaaaaatcggaccagaattgcgccctctagagactcaagaagtcaagatccaagcagctatatcaaaacatggaccgatatgacccatttacaatcccaaccgacctacactaataagaagtatttgtgcaaaatttcaagcggctagctttactcctccgaaagttagcgtgctttcgacagacagacggacggacatggctagatcgacacaaagtgtcacgacgatcaagaatatattgggttgcccaaaaagtaattgcggattttttaaaagaaagtaaatgcatttttaataacacttagaatgaactttaatcaaatatactttttttacacttttttctaaagcaagctaaaagtaacagctgataattgacagaagaaagaatgcaattacagagtcacaagctgtgaaaaaatttgtgaacgccgactaatgaaaaatccgcaattactttttgggcaaccaatacattatggggtctcagacgaatatttcgagtagttacaaacagaatgacgaaattagtatacccccatcctatgatgaagggtatacaaagttGATCAACCATAATGATCTAataggacactgtgtgatttaattaatgtttgGGGACATAAGCAAATGTAGGCCGTCATACCCCAAAAACTATGACCTTCAGCGTGATAGCAGAAGATGcgaaccttaacgttaagattgcaaccatttttagctcattgaTAGAAAAGAGCAAACGGCGTGCTGctaggcaacacttttttgttcaaaagttttacatggcttagtagTAAGAACTatagatttagttgatccaattgaaaacagccagtaattGCGCTAACTTGGAGAACCGAtatgaacagaaagagggcagagtggtcaaaatctgatatccaaatgtgagactaattgtttcgtgggtcaccccacccccaaaattgccatcaaatcggacatatttaccgaccatggcagtctTTAGGAGTAGAGCTCGAAATTGACTTCCGCTTttgagaccaagtctctggggatccaccacacCCTTAAAGAGGACTTTTACcctaccctcccccttaccctaattttcagaaacgccagagattgtgtgctctcatatagtaccctaaaaataaaaatttggtatccaaattttgattggggtacctaggggggctgacccaccctaaaacctactagaaatatattttgacaaatcgcgacaacatgggactcaaatgaaaggtatttaggataagaaaacgtatctgatatccaattatcggaccaagtgctatgggggggcaccccaacccccaaatcggacatatttacgaccatggcaatatgggactcaaatgaaaggtatttgcgagtagaatacgaatctgatatccaaatgtggggggtccaccactttccaaaaacaccccccaaacaggtcttaattactgaccatgggaatatggggcttaaatagaaggtatttgagtgtagaattagaatctgatatccaaatatggggccaagtgtttggagggccgccttccccaaaaacatcccccaaagaggacaaatttactaccatagcaatatggggctcaaatgaaaggtctttgggagtaaagcacgaatttgatatcaatattcgggaaaattgtctatggggccaccccacccccacaacaccacccaaatagtaagtattttctgaccattgcaatatgaggctcaaataagacgggttttaaagtggaacacgaatccgatatatattttcaaggccaactcactgagtggacgcccatcccccaaaacaccccacaagccggtcatgtttgccgactatggaaatatgggactcaaattaaaggtatttgggagtagaccacgaatctgatatcaatattaggggccaaatgtctagcggacgtcccaccaccataacaacccccaaataggacgtatttgctcaccaagacaatttggttcttaaagagagtggaactaaatatttatagtttttagggccaataccccaaaccggacatatttgcaataacgagtttaaatgagattagaatacgaattttatatcgaattttgagggcaatggcaatatggggttcaaataaatgatatatagatatatgagaatagagcacgttgctgatatattttccgggcttagtgtttgggggaccgcccctatccgcaaaacacccctaaatcgggcatatttaccgaccatgtcaatgtggggcttaaatgaaaggtattggggggtagaacaagaattgatacccattttcgggaccaattttctggaggtctacccagaaaattgggagtagaatgggaatttgatagccaaatgtaggaccatgtatttagggc
The genomic region above belongs to Stomoxys calcitrans chromosome 5, idStoCalc2.1, whole genome shotgun sequence and contains:
- the LOC106087481 gene encoding uncharacterized protein LOC106087481 encodes the protein MRERSHTTPRRRGPKQPLPQDALYNDDSSFEQHESPYYTIDNTEDIYSTTLLPSQRCYVDPWDLENYDYVRKKIGDSPSPRGYYNSSTSPSPPIEEPIHSPYFYEREPIELAPRMASTMPRKSRTSHYKCQMECCNPKPSRRPSGIYEIGRRDNYDDYMISHMAQKFQNGFNLEDVEQNIYRGYGGASTSSAEPHSSLGDGDYLSATIPRKSSNYGHLSPKRNFPKPAPKLDFPAPPISVPPSYDYCNPYATLPCCSITDCYECLSQATQQLQQHQLYSSRSIYGPSVSPDSCYDCMPTQSLGRRPSSSLYSGIYSSKFGMSKKGLLQIDYSCSWNDLDRIMTRNY